Below is a window of Flavobacterium sp. CFS9 DNA.
GTGACGGAATCATTTTAGAAATCCCCGGATTTATTATTGATATTTTAAAACCCAGAACCCACCAGTACATTGCTTTAAAATCAATAAACGAAAAACCTTTTCAAATACAGGCTAATATTGTCATGATGTGTGGCTGTATTATTGAAAAAGGCGGTATTTGGGATTCGGATAAAATAGAAACAAAAGCAATAATCAGTAAAGATGGGAAACTGCTTAATGAAGTGAATCTAAAGTTGGTTTCAACCAATTTATTGGAAGGAGATTTCTTGATTTCACAACCGGGAAATTACCAAATAACCGTGTATGCTTATGATTCAAAAACGGGGAATACCGGTATTGACAAAGTAAACTATGTTGTATTTTAACATAATCCATATAGGTTTCATTTTACCATTACCATAATGAAAAACATGCTCATTATTAGTCCAGTAAAAGAAATCAAAAATTAATTCAATAATCAAAACAAACCCCGCTGAAATGAGCGGGGTTTAGTTTTTTAACTTTTGATATTTACATAGCAAATTAATCCATCAGGTTTTGTTCGATTAAATCTTCAAAAGATTTATTTAATTCTTCTGTTTCGTCATCATCATGATAATAAATCCAAACTTTATCATCAGGGGAAATAAATACAGGATCACCATTTCCACTCACAGAAATTACGTAACTAGATTGTATTAATTCACATCTGTTATCAACCAGATAATTGCTTCGAAAATCCTTTGTTAAATCTACTACAGTTTCTTCCGATAGCATTTCACAATTATTGAAACCATAAACAGGAACACCTGTATAACTGCCTCCAAACAGACTTAAAAACTGAACATAATCTTTATCAAATTTCACATTAAGTTCATTTTCAGCACTTTTAATTATTTCTTCATCAACAGATTCACCTGCAAACAAATCATTATCTGACAGTATCAATCTAATCTTATCTATTAGTTCTTGTTTCATATTCTTTATTTACATTTTATTCCTCTCTTATTAAGTTCCGTTTCTGCTAAATGAGCATGATATTCTTTTCTCCAATTATCAAATGCTTCTCTCTCCGCTTTTGTTAATCCGCCTCCTTTTTTCTTTCCAAATGGATGCTGTCCAGGATTTGTATGTGGTTTATCATGATGTTTAGCGGGCATCCCAACTATTGGACCTGCAGGGTTCTGTTTGTAATGATGTAGAACTATAGTATTTCCTTGTTTATCTTTAGGAGAAAGCCCCCAACCACTTCTTTTATTAGCATAATATAACTTTTCCAGCTCTTTATCCGATAAATGACTTAAATCAGTATATCCATTTACTTGTAATGATGTACCTGCACTATCTGTAAAAGTAATAAAACTTGAAGGATTTGTACTTAACCCAAAAAGGTCAACCCAATTATTATTATTATAAACATAGGCATAAAAATTCGGGTTATCTCCTTTTAGTCCAATCGGATCTTGACTTATATAG
It encodes the following:
- a CDS encoding SMI1/KNR4 family protein; translated protein: MKQELIDKIRLILSDNDLFAGESVDEEIIKSAENELNVKFDKDYVQFLSLFGGSYTGVPVYGFNNCEMLSEETVVDLTKDFRSNYLVDNRCELIQSSYVISVSGNGDPVFISPDDKVWIYYHDDDETEELNKSFEDLIEQNLMD